In the genome of Fulvivirga maritima, one region contains:
- the leuD gene encoding 3-isopropylmalate dehydratase small subunit, protein MDKFDTLISTCVPIPFQDIDTDQIIPARFLKATTREGFGDNLFCDWRYDDKGNPNEDFVLNKDTYSGKVLVAGKNFGCGSSREHAAWAIYDYGFKVVVSSFFADIFKNNALNNGLLPVQVTDEFLEKIFEAIEADPNTEVKVDLDTQTVTLVGSDISEEFEINPYKKHCLKNGFDDIDFLLSNLDKVKAYESDSIMK, encoded by the coding sequence ATGGATAAATTCGATACATTAATATCAACTTGTGTTCCTATTCCTTTTCAGGATATAGATACTGACCAGATCATACCGGCAAGGTTTCTTAAGGCTACTACCAGAGAGGGCTTTGGCGATAATCTATTTTGTGACTGGCGCTATGATGATAAGGGAAATCCTAATGAAGACTTTGTTTTGAATAAAGATACTTATTCAGGAAAAGTGCTGGTAGCGGGAAAGAATTTTGGTTGTGGTTCTAGTAGAGAGCACGCTGCCTGGGCTATTTATGACTACGGTTTCAAAGTAGTGGTAAGCAGCTTTTTTGCAGATATTTTTAAGAATAATGCCCTGAATAACGGCTTGCTGCCTGTTCAGGTAACTGATGAATTTTTAGAAAAGATTTTTGAAGCTATAGAGGCTGATCCTAATACGGAAGTGAAAGTAGATCTTGATACGCAAACCGTAACATTAGTAGGTTCAGATATAAGTGAGGAGTTTGAAATTAACCCTTACAAAAAGCACTGCCTTAAAAATGGTTTTGATGATATAGATTTTCTGCTGAGTAACCTGGATAAGGTGAAGGCTTACGAATCTGATAGTATAATGAAATAA
- the leuB gene encoding 3-isopropylmalate dehydrogenase, with the protein MKKKIAILPGDGIGPEVTKQALKSLKSIEEAFGHEFTYTEAHVGAAAIDATGDPFPQQTEDVCRDADAILFGAIGDPKYDNDPKAKVRPEQGLLAMRKKLNLFANVRPVKSYDALLSKSPLKESIIKGTDFVVFRELTGGIYFGQPRGRSEDGNQAFDTCNYSKEEITRIAKLAFEAAGNRGKKVTLVDKANVLATSRLWRETVQEMASDYPDIQLDFMFVDNAAMKIIQNPKDFDVVLTENMFGDIITDEASVIAGSLGMLPSASIGTAQSLFEPIHGSYPQAAGKDIANPFGAILSAAMLLEYSFGLVEESKAIQDAVLKAVDDGFVTEDIDRENPVGTEEVGDKVAAYIKEMLAV; encoded by the coding sequence ATGAAGAAAAAAATAGCAATATTGCCTGGTGATGGCATAGGGCCTGAAGTTACAAAGCAGGCGTTAAAGTCACTTAAATCTATAGAGGAGGCCTTTGGCCATGAGTTTACTTATACAGAGGCTCATGTGGGTGCTGCTGCTATAGATGCTACAGGCGATCCTTTTCCTCAACAGACTGAAGATGTTTGCCGTGATGCAGACGCCATATTGTTTGGTGCTATCGGTGATCCTAAATATGATAATGATCCTAAAGCTAAAGTAAGACCTGAGCAAGGATTATTGGCTATGCGTAAAAAGCTTAACCTTTTTGCTAACGTAAGGCCAGTGAAAAGTTATGATGCACTGCTTTCTAAGTCACCGTTAAAAGAGAGTATTATTAAAGGTACTGATTTTGTGGTATTCAGAGAGCTAACAGGTGGTATCTACTTCGGTCAGCCAAGAGGAAGATCAGAAGACGGTAACCAGGCATTTGATACTTGTAATTATAGCAAAGAAGAAATTACCAGGATAGCTAAGCTGGCTTTTGAGGCAGCTGGTAACAGAGGTAAAAAAGTAACGCTGGTAGATAAAGCTAACGTTTTGGCTACCTCAAGACTTTGGAGAGAAACCGTTCAAGAAATGGCTTCTGATTATCCTGATATACAGTTAGACTTCATGTTTGTAGATAATGCAGCCATGAAAATCATCCAAAATCCTAAAGATTTTGATGTAGTGCTTACTGAAAATATGTTTGGAGATATCATTACTGATGAGGCTTCTGTAATTGCAGGCTCCTTAGGTATGTTACCTTCAGCGTCTATTGGTACTGCACAAAGCCTTTTTGAGCCTATTCATGGTTCATATCCTCAGGCAGCAGGTAAAGACATAGCTAATCCTTTTGGAGCTATTCTTTCGGCAGCCATGCTTTTAGAATATTCTTTTGGTTTGGTAGAGGAGAGTAAAGCTATTCAAGATGCCGTACTTAAAGCGGTAGACGATGGTTTTGTTACTGAAGATATAGATAGAGAGAACCCGGTAGGAACGGAAGAGGTAGGAGACAAGGTGGCTGCTTATATCAAGGAAATGTTAGCAGTGTAA
- a CDS encoding aminotransferase class IV, whose protein sequence is MYYNNDTIVFQNGQWLKAKDATATMYNQTLHYGIGVFEGIRSYKNVNGCNIFRAKEHYDRLLYSASKMHIELPYSIEELVSITYELLDKN, encoded by the coding sequence ATGTATTACAACAACGACACTATCGTCTTCCAAAATGGCCAATGGCTAAAGGCTAAAGATGCCACAGCCACCATGTATAACCAAACACTACACTACGGTATAGGGGTGTTTGAGGGTATAAGATCATACAAAAATGTAAATGGCTGCAATATATTCAGAGCTAAAGAGCATTATGATCGTCTGCTGTATTCTGCATCTAAAATGCATATAGAGCTGCCCTATTCGATAGAGGAACTGGTGAGTATCACCTATGAGTTGTTGGATAAAAATTAA
- a CDS encoding aminotransferase class IV: MSCWIKINLTDAYIRPLVYQGMNMALTPAAETNVFIGAWEWAKYLGNGPLNVMISSYQRPNPKSCVMEAKVVGHYTNSVLATTEAKKLGYDEALLLDIHGNVAQGPGANFFFEKDGVLYTPPAGNILPGITRATIMELAKELEIRVIEKHFTVDEVYGADNAFFAGTAVEITPIGAINGDKFKGNWDESAGNSLYMMYRTKVQHNEYQGLTIV; encoded by the coding sequence ATGAGTTGTTGGATAAAAATTAACCTTACTGATGCTTACATCAGGCCATTGGTTTATCAGGGTATGAATATGGCGCTTACGCCAGCTGCTGAAACCAATGTCTTTATAGGAGCATGGGAGTGGGCCAAATATCTTGGCAACGGACCATTAAACGTAATGATCTCTTCTTACCAAAGGCCTAACCCTAAATCTTGTGTAATGGAAGCCAAAGTGGTAGGGCATTATACTAACTCTGTTTTGGCTACCACAGAAGCTAAAAAGCTGGGTTATGATGAGGCTTTATTATTAGACATACATGGTAATGTGGCTCAGGGGCCGGGAGCGAATTTCTTTTTTGAAAAAGATGGTGTGTTGTACACTCCTCCTGCTGGTAACATTTTACCAGGCATAACCAGAGCTACTATTATGGAATTAGCCAAAGAGCTGGAAATAAGAGTAATAGAAAAGCATTTTACAGTAGATGAAGTGTATGGTGCTGATAATGCATTTTTTGCAGGTACAGCGGTGGAAATAACACCTATAGGAGCTATTAACGGAGATAAATTTAAAGGTAACTGGGATGAATCTGCCGGTAACAGCTTGTATATGATGTATCGTACCAAAGTGCAGCATAATGAATATCAAGGACTTACAATAGTATAG
- the ilvN gene encoding acetolactate synthase small subunit has translation MKQSYTIVVFTENKIGLLNRISAQFTQRHINIESLTTSESEYPGIHRFTIVIEDTEEKTRKVVKQIEKQVEVLKAYCFTDAETIHSEIALYKIKREDSLDLEKLHKLVKDNNASVKEMVNGFVIIEKTGTKEETHKLFEELYPFGLHGFVRSGRVSLSNRMSTFKSYLQALEIHSKEIITDNF, from the coding sequence GTGAAACAATCATACACTATAGTAGTATTTACAGAGAATAAAATAGGGTTACTGAATCGTATTTCTGCTCAGTTTACCCAAAGGCACATCAATATTGAGAGCCTTACTACTTCAGAGTCAGAATATCCTGGTATTCACCGCTTCACCATAGTGATAGAGGATACAGAAGAAAAAACCAGGAAGGTAGTGAAGCAAATAGAAAAGCAGGTAGAAGTGCTAAAAGCCTACTGCTTTACTGATGCTGAGACTATACATAGCGAAATTGCTTTGTATAAAATCAAAAGAGAAGATAGCCTTGATTTAGAAAAACTTCACAAGCTGGTTAAAGATAATAATGCCTCAGTGAAGGAAATGGTTAACGGCTTTGTGATCATAGAAAAAACCGGAACTAAAGAGGAAACTCATAAGCTGTTTGAAGAGCTATATCCTTTTGGCTTACATGGATTTGTAAGATCAGGAAGGGTATCATTATCTAACAGGATGAGTACTTTCAAAAGCTATCTTCAGGCATTGGAGATACATTCAAAAGAAATAATAACAGACAATTTTTAA
- the ilvC gene encoding ketol-acid reductoisomerase: protein MAKINFGGVTEEVVTREEFPLAKAQDTLKEETIAIIGYGVQGPGQALNLRDNGFNVIVGQRKESKTWDKAVSDGWVPGETLFEIEEACEKGTIIQYLLSDAGQISLWPTVKKHLTAGKALYFSHGFGITYKERTGIVPPEDVDVILVAPKGSGTSLRRMFLEGRGLNSSYAIFQDATGKAKDRVVSLGIGVGSGYLFQTDFKKEVYSDLTGERGSLMGAIQGIFAAQYEVLRANGHSPSEAFNETVEELTQSLMPLVAENGMDWMYANCSTTAQRGALDWWKKFRDASKPVFEELYKEVAAGNEAQRSIDSNSKSDYREKLEVELKELRDSEMWQAGSEVRKLRPENN, encoded by the coding sequence ATGGCAAAAATTAATTTTGGCGGAGTAACAGAAGAGGTGGTAACTCGTGAGGAATTCCCACTAGCAAAAGCTCAAGATACATTAAAAGAAGAGACTATAGCAATTATCGGATATGGAGTACAAGGTCCTGGTCAGGCACTTAACCTTAGAGATAATGGTTTTAATGTAATTGTAGGCCAGAGGAAGGAATCTAAAACATGGGACAAGGCAGTATCTGATGGATGGGTGCCTGGTGAAACTCTTTTTGAAATAGAAGAGGCCTGTGAAAAAGGTACTATTATTCAATATCTGTTATCTGATGCCGGCCAGATTAGTTTGTGGCCTACAGTGAAAAAGCATCTTACTGCTGGTAAAGCGCTTTATTTCTCTCATGGCTTTGGTATTACTTATAAAGAAAGAACAGGCATTGTTCCTCCTGAAGATGTAGATGTTATTTTAGTAGCTCCTAAAGGGTCAGGTACTTCTTTAAGAAGAATGTTCCTAGAGGGAAGAGGATTAAACTCTAGCTATGCTATCTTCCAGGATGCTACTGGTAAAGCTAAAGACAGAGTAGTGTCTTTAGGTATCGGAGTGGGTTCAGGATATCTGTTCCAAACTGATTTCAAAAAAGAAGTATACTCTGACCTTACTGGTGAGCGTGGTTCGCTTATGGGAGCTATCCAGGGGATATTTGCAGCTCAGTATGAAGTACTAAGAGCTAATGGTCACTCTCCTTCTGAAGCTTTTAATGAAACAGTAGAAGAGCTTACTCAGTCTCTTATGCCTTTAGTAGCTGAAAATGGAATGGACTGGATGTACGCCAACTGTTCTACTACAGCCCAAAGAGGAGCTTTAGACTGGTGGAAGAAATTCCGTGATGCGTCTAAGCCTGTATTTGAAGAGCTATACAAAGAAGTAGCAGCAGGTAACGAAGCTCAGAGATCTATAGATAGCAACAGTAAGTCTGACTATAGAGAAAAATTAGAAGTAGAGCTTAAGGAACTTAGAGATTCTGAAATGTGGCAAGCAGGTTCAGAAGTGAGAAAACTAAGACCTGAAAATAACTAA